In Anguilla rostrata isolate EN2019 chromosome 1, ASM1855537v3, whole genome shotgun sequence, a genomic segment contains:
- the rab13 gene encoding ras-related protein Rab-13, with protein sequence MAKKYDFLFKLLLIGDSGVGKTCLIIRFAEDNFNSTYISTIGIDFKVKTIEVEGKKVKLQVWDTAGQERFKTITTAYYRGAMGIILVYDITDEKSFENIQNWMKSIKENASSGVSRMLLGNKCDIEAKRKVSKETGEKLAKDHGIRFFETSAKSSINVEEVSDCSSRDSCSFS encoded by the exons ATGGCGAAGAAGTACGACTTcctatttaaattattgttaatCGGAGATAGTGGGGTCGGCAAAACTTGTTTGATCATCAGATTCGCGGAGGATAACTTCAATTCCACATACATATCAACAATTG GAATCGACTTCAAGGTGAAGACAATCGAAGTTGAGGGGAAGAAAGTGAAACTGCAAGTCTG GGATACCGCAGGCCAGGAGAGGTTCAAGACCATCACTACAGCTTACTACAGAGGGGCTATG GGCATCATCCTGgtttatgacatcactgacGAGAAGTCCTTTGAGAACATTCAGAACTGGATGAAAAGCATCAAAGAG aatgcctcatCTGGGGTCAGTCGGATGTTGCTGGGGAACAAATGTGACATCGAAGCCAAAAGAAAGGTATCCAAGGAGACGGGAGAGAAG CTTGCAAAGGATCATGGGATTCGGTTCTTTGAGACAAGTGCAAAGTCCAGCATTAATGTGGAGGAGGTAAGTGACTGTTCTTCACGTGATTCCTGTAGTTTTTCATAA
- the LOC135233080 gene encoding gamma-secretase subunit APH-1A-like isoform X2 gives MGLAVFFGCSFITFGPAFALLMFTVTDSPVRVIILVVGASLWLVGLVLSSLMWYALVSLCGGSDPNLQLQLLAAVAAVAVFIQEALRAASYKLLRFFSHETTHAALASFVVKGGPTLSLQQKAFVSGLAFGLMSSAFSFANILSVSLGPGIVGIHGESSHFFITSAFQAMMQSGLQVCWSVLLFSACERRSWARGVAVVLSHLLSCGLSFLNPRYCLSLLLQSVLLVAVVMWSWVEAGGRGCPCLLRIGGRPLTKVEAVQYSALRSPVEH, from the exons ATGGGATTGGCCGTGTTCTTTGGGTGTTCATTTATAACTTTCGGACCGGCTTTTGCATTGCTTATGTTTACTGTGACAGACAGTCCTGTTCGAGTGATTATATTGGTGGTAGG GGCCAGTTTATGGCTGGTCGGTCTCGTGCTGTCCTCTTTGATGTGGTATGCCCTAGTATCCCTCTGCGGTGGCTCAGATCCaaacctgcagctgcagcttctAGCAGCGGTGGCGGCAGTGGCTGTGTTTATTCAGGAGGCGCTCAGGGCCGCTTCCTACAAGCTACTAAG ATTTTTTTCTCACGAGACAACACATGCAGCTCTTGCCAGTTTTGTTGTGAAAGGAGGACCTACCCTTTCTCTGCAACAAAAGGCCTTCG TCAGTGGTCTGGCCTTTGGCCTAATGAGCTCAGCCTTTTCCTTTGCCAACATCCTGTCAGTGTCGCTGGGGCCGGGCATTGTGGGAATTCACGGGGAATCGTCTCACTTCTTCATTACCTCTG CTTTTCAGGCCATGATGCAGTCCGGCCTGCAGGTCTGCTGGTCAGTGCTGCTCTTCTCTGCCTGTGAGAGGCGGAGCTGGGCCAGGGGTGTTGCCGTGGTGCTGTCACACCTGCTGAGCTGTGGactg TCTTTTCTGAACCCTCGCTATTGTCTaagcctgctgctgcagagtgtCCTGCTGGTTGCCGTGGTGATGTGGTCTTGGGTGGAGGCTGGAGGGCGTGGGTGTCCATGTTTGCTGCGCATTGGAG GCCGGCCTTTAACGAAGGTGGAAGCGGTACAGTATTCTGCCCTAAGGAGTCCTGTGGAACACTGA
- the LOC135233080 gene encoding gamma-secretase subunit APH-1A-like isoform X4, which translates to MGLAVFFGCSFITFGPAFALLMFTVTDSPVRVIILVVGASLWLVGLVLSSLMWYALVSLCGGSDPNLQLQLLAAVAAVAVFIQEALRAASYKLLRFFSHETTHAALASFVVKGGPTLSLQQKAFAFQAMMQSGLQVCWSVLLFSACERRSWARGVAVVLSHLLSCGLSFLNPRYCLSLLLQSVLLVAVVMWSWVEAGGRGCPCLLRIGGRPLTKVEAVQYSALRSPVEH; encoded by the exons ATGGGATTGGCCGTGTTCTTTGGGTGTTCATTTATAACTTTCGGACCGGCTTTTGCATTGCTTATGTTTACTGTGACAGACAGTCCTGTTCGAGTGATTATATTGGTGGTAGG GGCCAGTTTATGGCTGGTCGGTCTCGTGCTGTCCTCTTTGATGTGGTATGCCCTAGTATCCCTCTGCGGTGGCTCAGATCCaaacctgcagctgcagcttctAGCAGCGGTGGCGGCAGTGGCTGTGTTTATTCAGGAGGCGCTCAGGGCCGCTTCCTACAAGCTACTAAG ATTTTTTTCTCACGAGACAACACATGCAGCTCTTGCCAGTTTTGTTGTGAAAGGAGGACCTACCCTTTCTCTGCAACAAAAGGCCTTCG CTTTTCAGGCCATGATGCAGTCCGGCCTGCAGGTCTGCTGGTCAGTGCTGCTCTTCTCTGCCTGTGAGAGGCGGAGCTGGGCCAGGGGTGTTGCCGTGGTGCTGTCACACCTGCTGAGCTGTGGactg TCTTTTCTGAACCCTCGCTATTGTCTaagcctgctgctgcagagtgtCCTGCTGGTTGCCGTGGTGATGTGGTCTTGGGTGGAGGCTGGAGGGCGTGGGTGTCCATGTTTGCTGCGCATTGGAG GCCGGCCTTTAACGAAGGTGGAAGCGGTACAGTATTCTGCCCTAAGGAGTCCTGTGGAACACTGA
- the LOC135233080 gene encoding gamma-secretase subunit APH-1A-like isoform X3: MGLAVFFGCSFITFGPAFALLMFTVTDSPVRVIILVVGASLWLVGLVLSSLMWYALVSLCGGSDPNLQLQLLAAVAAVAVFIQEALRAASYKLLRFFSHETTHAALASFVVKGGPTLSLQQKAFAFQAMMQSGLQVCWSVLLFSACERRSWARGVAVVLSHLLSCGLPAAAECPAGCRGDVVLGGGWRAWVSMFAAHWRPAFNEGGSGTVFCPKESCGTLMQYPSLPEPQLGQH, from the exons ATGGGATTGGCCGTGTTCTTTGGGTGTTCATTTATAACTTTCGGACCGGCTTTTGCATTGCTTATGTTTACTGTGACAGACAGTCCTGTTCGAGTGATTATATTGGTGGTAGG GGCCAGTTTATGGCTGGTCGGTCTCGTGCTGTCCTCTTTGATGTGGTATGCCCTAGTATCCCTCTGCGGTGGCTCAGATCCaaacctgcagctgcagcttctAGCAGCGGTGGCGGCAGTGGCTGTGTTTATTCAGGAGGCGCTCAGGGCCGCTTCCTACAAGCTACTAAG ATTTTTTTCTCACGAGACAACACATGCAGCTCTTGCCAGTTTTGTTGTGAAAGGAGGACCTACCCTTTCTCTGCAACAAAAGGCCTTCG CTTTTCAGGCCATGATGCAGTCCGGCCTGCAGGTCTGCTGGTCAGTGCTGCTCTTCTCTGCCTGTGAGAGGCGGAGCTGGGCCAGGGGTGTTGCCGTGGTGCTGTCACACCTGCTGAGCTGTGGactg cctgctgctgcagagtgtCCTGCTGGTTGCCGTGGTGATGTGGTCTTGGGTGGAGGCTGGAGGGCGTGGGTGTCCATGTTTGCTGCGCATTGGAG GCCGGCCTTTAACGAAGGTGGAAGCGGTACAGTATTCTGCCCTAAGGAGTCCTGTGGAACACTGATGCAGTACCCATCCCTGCCTGAACCACAATTGGggcagcactga
- the LOC135233080 gene encoding gamma-secretase subunit APH-1A-like isoform X1 — MGLAVFFGCSFITFGPAFALLMFTVTDSPVRVIILVVGASLWLVGLVLSSLMWYALVSLCGGSDPNLQLQLLAAVAAVAVFIQEALRAASYKLLRFFSHETTHAALASFVVKGGPTLSLQQKAFVSGLAFGLMSSAFSFANILSVSLGPGIVGIHGESSHFFITSAFQAMMQSGLQVCWSVLLFSACERRSWARGVAVVLSHLLSCGLPAAAECPAGCRGDVVLGGGWRAWVSMFAAHWRPAFNEGGSGTVFCPKESCGTLMQYPSLPEPQLGQH, encoded by the exons ATGGGATTGGCCGTGTTCTTTGGGTGTTCATTTATAACTTTCGGACCGGCTTTTGCATTGCTTATGTTTACTGTGACAGACAGTCCTGTTCGAGTGATTATATTGGTGGTAGG GGCCAGTTTATGGCTGGTCGGTCTCGTGCTGTCCTCTTTGATGTGGTATGCCCTAGTATCCCTCTGCGGTGGCTCAGATCCaaacctgcagctgcagcttctAGCAGCGGTGGCGGCAGTGGCTGTGTTTATTCAGGAGGCGCTCAGGGCCGCTTCCTACAAGCTACTAAG ATTTTTTTCTCACGAGACAACACATGCAGCTCTTGCCAGTTTTGTTGTGAAAGGAGGACCTACCCTTTCTCTGCAACAAAAGGCCTTCG TCAGTGGTCTGGCCTTTGGCCTAATGAGCTCAGCCTTTTCCTTTGCCAACATCCTGTCAGTGTCGCTGGGGCCGGGCATTGTGGGAATTCACGGGGAATCGTCTCACTTCTTCATTACCTCTG CTTTTCAGGCCATGATGCAGTCCGGCCTGCAGGTCTGCTGGTCAGTGCTGCTCTTCTCTGCCTGTGAGAGGCGGAGCTGGGCCAGGGGTGTTGCCGTGGTGCTGTCACACCTGCTGAGCTGTGGactg cctgctgctgcagagtgtCCTGCTGGTTGCCGTGGTGATGTGGTCTTGGGTGGAGGCTGGAGGGCGTGGGTGTCCATGTTTGCTGCGCATTGGAG GCCGGCCTTTAACGAAGGTGGAAGCGGTACAGTATTCTGCCCTAAGGAGTCCTGTGGAACACTGATGCAGTACCCATCCCTGCCTGAACCACAATTGGggcagcactga
- the fam189b gene encoding protein ENTREP3 has product MPSPSDSSSVASVSGSRGMSGSRRGMSGRGGARLLLYLGLCHLGLGAMVLAFSFTSLAFTSSPRIRQSCPFWAGFFVVASGLVGVISWRRPLTLVVSLFMLLSAVCVILSLAGSMLSCQNAQLVKSLQACQVEDGVCWCCNTGHTCSQSEDTLVLYPHADCHSVRHQLKDLLFSACGLSILSTIVCTLSTVTCSIHIFSLDLLHLLAPHRSRSVNPECTTPQDAFLTNILDFEEFVPPIPPPPYYPPEYTCSSETDAQSITYNGSMESPVPLYPTDCPPPYEAVMGQRVASQATVYDAQGTELSCERGTSTAFSGEASMDSGSLLMSEIVDIPDDSSPSEDSCLMEVGVGVGVRGRSSGGEGGEYVSFRCPSQSRPPPDSPSFCPQPRRCFRGERSNSCSSPSSSASRRSPVLRHQAILASSCSQLETLGGAGSQRSSVPEIRVRPCTPSRRGSDTPAPPGASSPASNQGSGPPVFLLPPYPRRRSGGRDRCDSDSLLPLVRSHSEPGLSSSTDTGDFSGSTGCKGVSEEGSQTSSETGPSSEACLLPRSSLVPPSALPRKGSVKAGMGLLPSKPPPASPLRLPKDCARSLGDLKVTRVLVARFLQRSKRNLAPPLDHAGGGIQGPKRRAGAEGGGASHRPFEQVLRNSWGASRGQQYQQHSHHHRSHHSQSESHGRRRDNPVRVEGIHLRSCGDLSSTSAASLRRLLSRPHGSSGTLYTESAL; this is encoded by the exons ATGCCCTCTCCGTCAGATTCAAGCAGCGTGGCGTCTGTGTCTGGGTCTCGTGGCATGTCAGGGAGCCGCAGGGGCATGTCCGGCAGGGGTGGGGCTCGCCTCCTGCTCTACCTGGGCCTGTGTCACCTGGGGCTGGGCGCCATGGTCCTGGCCTTCAGCTTCACCAGCCTGGCCTTCACCTCCTCGCCCCGCATCCGTCAGTCCTGTCCCTTCTGGGCCGGCTTCTTC GTGGTGGCTTCAGGGCTGGTGGGAGTGATCTCCTGGAGAAGACCGCTGACTCTGGTG GTGTCACTGTTCATGTTGCTGTCGGCTGTGTGTGTCATCCTCAGCCTGGCTGGATCCATGCTGTCCTGCCAAAATGCTCAGCTGGTCAAGTCACTGCAGGCCTGCCAG GTGGAGGACGGGGTGTGCTGGTGCTGCAACACTGGACACACCTGCTCCCAGTCAGAGGACACGCTAGTGCTCTACCCACATGCAGACTGTCACTCTGTGCGCCACCAGCTCAAG GACCTGCTGTTCAGTGCCTGTGGCCTCAGTATTCTCTCCACCATCGTCTGCACCTTGTCTACTGTAACCTGCAGTATTCACATCTTCTCCCTGGACCTGCTGCACCTG CTGGCCCCACACCGCTCTCGTTCAGTCAACCCAGAATGCACCACCCCTCAGGACGCCTTCCTCACCAACATCCTGGACTTTGAGGAGTTTGtgccccccatcccacccccaccgtACTACCCTCCGGAGTACACCTGCAGCTCTGAAACGGATGCACAGAG TATCACCTACAATGGCTCTATGGAAAGTCCGGTGCCTCTCTACCCCACTGACTGCCCTCCCCCTTACGAGGCTGTCATGGGTCAGAGGGTGGCCAGCCAG GCAACAGTGTATGATGCCCAAGGAACAGAGCTGTCCTGCGAGAGAGGGACATCGACTGCTTTCAGCGGAGAGG CCTCCATGGACAGCGGCTCCCTGCTGATGTCGGAGATCGTGGACATCCCAGACGACAGCTCGCCCTCGGAGGACTCCTGCCtgatggaggtgggggtgggggtgggggtgagggggcggagcagcgggggcgaggggggcgagtACGTCAGCTTCCGCTGCCCCTCGCAGAGCCGGCCCCCGCCCGACTCGCCCTCCTtctgcccccagccccgccgCTGCTTCAGAGGGGAGAGGTCCaactcctgctcctcccccagcagctccgcctcccgcag ATCTCCAGTCCTGCGTCACCAGGCCATATTGGCCAGCAGTTGTTCTCAGCTGGAGACGCTAGGGGGCGCTGGATCCCAGCGCTCCTCCGTCCCAGAGATCCGCGTCCGCCCCTGCACCCCGTCCCGCCGCGGCTCCGACACCCCGGCCCCTCCCGGCGCCTCCTCCCCGGCGTCCAATCAGGGCAGCGGGCCGCCCGTCTTCCTcctgcccccctacccccggcggcggagcggggggcgggACCGCTGCGACAGCGACTCCCTCCTCCCGCTGGTGCGGTCCCACAGCGAGCCGGGCCTGAGCTCGTCCACGGACACGG GAGACTTCAGTGGTTCGACTGGTTGTAAAGGAGTGAGTGAGGAAGGCTCACAGACTTCCTCTGAAACTG GTCCATCCTCAGAGGCCTGTCTGTTGCCTCGTTCATCTCTGGTGCCCCCTAGTGCCCTCCCAAGGAAGGGCAGCGTGAAAGCGGGAATGGGGCTCTTGCCCTCGAAgcctccccctgcctccccccttCGCCTCCCCAAGGACTGTGCTCGCTCTCTCGGGGACCTCAAG GTGACCAGGGTGTTGGTGGCTCGGTTCCTCCAGCGCTCCAAACGTAACCTCGCCCCACCTTTGGACCACGCAGGGGGTGGAATACAAGGGCCAAAGAGAAGGGCGGGGGCTGAGGGCGGTGGGGCAAGTCACCGCCCCTTTGAACAG GTCCTCCGCAACTCGTGgggagccagcagggggcagcagtacCAGCAGCACTCCCACCACCACCGCAGCCACCACTCCCAGAGCGAGAGCCACGGCCGTCGCCGCGACAACCCCGTGCGGGTGGAGGGCATCCACCTGCGCAGCTGCGGGGACCTGAGCTCCACCTCCGCGGCCTCCCTGCGCAGACTCCTCTCCCGGCCCCACGGCTCCTCGGGAACCCTGTACACGGAGTCAGCGCTGTGA
- the fdps gene encoding farnesyl pyrophosphate synthase, with protein MGDNKCSNGIQHQGSAMTDAQLFEEQFEELVSELTEKDFTDPVLADALNRLRDVLQYNAPGGKRNRGLSVIGSLREFVPPSELSHDAVRHALLVGWCIELLQAFFLVADDIMDASVTRRGQPCWYKKEGVGLDAINDAFLLEGSIYRLLRRHCRGQTYYTHLLELFTETSFQTELGQALDLMTAPPNQIDLNRFSMERYKAIVKYKTAFYSFYLPVASAMYMAGIDSEVEHNNAKTILLEMGEFFQIQDDYLDCYGDPAVTGKIGTDIQDNKCSWLVVTALGVMTPEQREELQSCYGRHDDKSVERVKALYDALGMPALYRQHEEESYQRLLKLIECHAQNLPHAVFLNFAKKIYKRNK; from the exons ATG GGTGACAACAAGTGCAGTAACGGCATTCAGCACCAGGGGTCAGCGATGACGGATGCTCAGTTGTTCGAGGAGCAGTTTGAGGAGCTGGTGTCGGAGCTGACCGAAAAAGACTTTACCGACCCCGTCCTTGCCGATGCCCTCAACAGGCTGAGAGAT GTGCTGCAGTATAATGCCCCAGGGGGCAAGAGGAACCGGGGCCTGTCTGTCATTGGCTCATTGCGGGAGTTTGTGCCCCCCTCAGAGCTGTCACATGACGCTGTCCGGCATGCCCTCCTGGTTGGCTGGTGCATTGAGCTG cttcaGGCATTCTTCCTGGTAGCAGATGACATCATGGATGCATCTGTGACTCGGAGGGGGCAGCCCTGCTGGTACAAAAAG GAGGGAGTGGGTTTGGACGCCATCAATGATGCCTTCCTCCTGGAGGGGTCAATCTACAGGCTTCTGCGGAGGCACTGCAGGGGTCAGACCTACTACACACACCTGCTGGAGCTGTTCACAGAG ACCTCTTTCCAGACAGAGCTGGGTCAGGCCCTGGACCTGATGACTGCCCCGCCCAATCAGATCGATCTGAACCGCTTCAGcatggagag GTACAAAGCCATAGTGAAGTACAAGACTGCTTTTTACTCCTTCTACCTGCCTGTGGCTTCGGCAATGTACATG GCTGGAATAGACAGTGAGGTGGAACACAACAACGCCAAAACCATCTTGCTGGAGATGGGGGAGTTCTTTCAGATTCAG GATGACTACCTTGATTGCTATGGTGATCCTGCTGTGACAGGGAAGATTGGCACAGACATCCAGGACAACAAGTGCAGCTGGCTGGTGGTGACTGCGCTGGGGGTCATGACCCCTGAACAGAGGGAGGAGCTTCAG tcttgtTACGGGCGCCATGACGACAAGAGCGTGGAGCGTGTCAAGGCTCTTTACGACGCGCTGGGGATGCCTGCTCTCTATCGACAGCACGAAGAGGAAAGCTACCAGCGCCTGCTCAAGCTCATCGAGTGTCACGCCCAAAACCTTCCCCACGCCGTCTTCTTGAACTTTGCAAAGAAGATCTACAAGAGGAACAAGTAG